The following coding sequences are from one Gossypium raimondii isolate GPD5lz chromosome 4, ASM2569854v1, whole genome shotgun sequence window:
- the LOC105779845 gene encoding protein KINESIN LIGHT CHAIN-RELATED 2, which yields MPGLAMDAMNGETGVEEHDNGFHTPYKYSFAQERSPRSALSPRSDSLDLAIDGVVATSIEQLYHNVYEMQSSDQSPSLSSYGSYGEESRIDSELRHLVGDFGVVEITKEVVVAEKKEEDSVGDLNLKKENEVTDEMPKKKNNDKNQTQGAKHRHRLQLDSEASVKSSPKSKSSQEKTPVEKRHEKNARKQRNFGAKFNNGTGDSLEAGLENPELGPFLLKQTRNMISSGENPRKALELAIRATKSFEKCADGKPSLELVMSLHVLAALHCSLGQYDEAIPVLERSIEIPVIEDGQTHALAKFAGCMQLGDTYVMLGQIENSILCYTAGLEIQRQVLGETDPRVGETCRYVAEAHVQALQFDEAERLCQMALDIHRENGAPASIEEAADRRLMGLICDSKGDYESALEHYVLASMAMAANGRELDVASIDCSIGDAYLSLARFDEAVFAYQKALTVFKSAKGENHPTVASVFVRLADLYNKVGKLRDSRTYCENALRIYGKPNPGIPSEEIASGLIDIAAICQSMNELDQALKLLKKALSIFSEAPGKQSTIAGIEAQMGVMYYMMGSYADSYSTFKSAISKFRASGDKKSALFGIALNQMGLACVQRYSINEAADLFEEARSILEKEYGPYHPDTLGVYSNLAGTYDAMGRLDDAIEILDYVVDMREEKLGTANPDVIDEKRRLSELLKEAGKVRSRKSRALVTLLDTTTQIINDDGIKV from the exons ATGCCTGGATTAGCTATGGATGCAATGAATGGAGAAACTGGAGTTGAAGAACATGACAATGGATTTCACACACCTTATAAGTACAGTTTTGCTCAAGAGAGGTCTCCAAGAAGTGCACTGAGTCCACGAAGTGATTCCCTTGATTTAGCCATTGATGGTGTGGTGGCAACCTCCATTGAGCAGCTTTATCACAATGTTTATGAGATGCAAAGCTCTGATCAATCTCCATCATTGTCTAGTTACGGCTCGTACGGTGAAGAATCGAGGATCGATTCCGAATTACGCCATCTTGTCGGGGATTTCGGTGTTGTTGAAATAACAAAAGAGGTGGTGGTAGcagagaagaaagaagaagacaGTGTTGGTGACTTGAACcttaagaaagaaaatgaggttACTGATGAAATGCCTAAGAAGAAAAACAACGACAAGAACCAAACTCAAGGTGCTAAGCATCGTCATCGCTTGCAATTGGATTCCGAAGCATCGGTGAAATCAAGTCCGAAGAGCAAATCATCTCAAGAGAAAACTCCTGTTGAAAAGAGGCATGAGAAGAATGCAAGGAAGCAAAGGAATTTTGGTGCGAAGTTTAACAATGGAACAGGAGATTCTCTAGAGGCAGGGCTAGAGAATCCTGAACTTGGTCCGTTTTTGCTCAAACAGACAAGGAATATGATTTCTTCAGGTGAAAATCCTCGGAAAGCACTTGAATTGGCAATTCGAGCAACAAAATCATTCGAGAAATGTGCAGATGGAAAACCGAGTCTAGAGCTTGTAATGTCTTTGCATGTTCTGGCAGCATTGCATTGTAGCTTAGGCCAATACGATGAGGCCATTCCAGTTCTTGAACGCTCAATCGAAATCCCAGTGATCGAGGATGGCCAAACTCATGCACTTGCTAAATTCGCTGGATGCATGCAACTGGGTGATACTTATGTAATGTTGGGTCAAATTGAGAATTCGATTTTGTGTTATACAGCAGGTTTGGAGATTCAAAGACAAGTTTTGGGAGAAACTGATCCTCGAGTTGGTGAGACGTGTCGATACGTTGCTGAAGCGCATGTGCAAGCGTTGCAATTTGATGAGGCTGAGAGGCTTTGTCAAATGGCTCTTGACATCCATAGGGAGAATGGTGCTCCCGCTTCTATTGAAGAAGCTGCTGATAGGAGACTCATGGGACTCATCTGTGACTCAAAAGGAGATTATGAATCGGCACTTGAGCATTATGTTTTAGCTAGCATGGCAATGGCAGCCAATGGCCGTGAACTCGATGTTGCTTCGATTGATTGTAGCATTGGAGATGCATATTTATCTTTAGCTCGGTTTGATGAGGCAGTTTTTGCCTATCAGAAAGCGCTCACAGTGTTTAAATCTGCTAAAGGAGAGAATCATCCAACAGTTGCTTCAGTTTTCGTTCGTTTGGCTGATTTGTACAATAAGGTAGGAAAGTTAAGGGATTCCAGAACTTATTGCGAAAACGCACTCCGGATTTACGGAAAGCCAAATCCCGGAATCCCCTCAGAAGAGATTGCCAGTGGCCTCATTGACATTGCTGCCATATGCCAATCTATGAATGAATTGGATCAAGCACtcaaattacttaaaaaagCTTTAAGTATTTTCAGTGAAGCCCCAGGGAAGCAAAGCACAATTGCAGGCATTGAGGCACAGATGGGAGTCATGTATTACATGATGGGGAGCTATGCTGACTCCTACAGCACCTTCAAAAGTGCTATCTCAAAGTTTCGAGCTAGCGGAGATAAGAAGTCTGCCTTGTTCGGGATCGCTCTCAATCAAATGGGGCTAGCCTGCGTACAACGATATTCAATAAACGAGGCAGCCGATCTGTTTGAAGAAGCACGAAGCATCTTAGAGAAGGAATATGGTCCTTATCACCCTGATACATTAGGGGTGTATAGCAATCTGGCTGGCACCTATGATGCCATGGGAAG GTTAGATGATGCGATTGAAATTTTGGATTATGTTGTTGACATGAGAGAAGAGAAGCTTGGAACAGCAAATCCGGATGTCATCGATGAGAAAAGAAGGTTGAGTGAATTATTGAAGGAAGCAGGCAAGGTCCGGAGCAGAAAATCAAGAGCATTAGTCACCCTCCTTGACACCACCACTCAAATAATAAATGATGATGGGATTAAGGTATAA